From Heliomicrobium modesticaldum Ice1, a single genomic window includes:
- a CDS encoding FeoA family protein, with protein MTLDRSLKGQRVYITAIRHPLVRAQAIRFGISEGETVTVQEVIPAGPVIVRKRHQELAIGRRMAADIGIRVMA; from the coding sequence ATGACCTTGGATCGCAGTTTGAAAGGGCAAAGGGTCTATATTACCGCCATCCGCCACCCCCTGGTGCGGGCGCAGGCGATCCGCTTCGGCATCTCCGAAGGCGAGACAGTCACCGTTCAGGAGGTCATCCCTGCCGGTCCGGTGATCGTGCGCAAGCGCCATCAGGAACTGGCCATCGGCCGTAGGATGGCAGCAGATATCGGTATCCGCGTGATGGCTTGA
- the feoB gene encoding ferrous iron transport protein B, with translation MAATCHGAPIKLNIGKGEKKLVLAGNPNVGKSVFFNHLTGMYVDVSNYPGTTLDISHGRYKDWVVMDTPGIYGLSSFNDEERIARDVILQADLVLNIVNALHLERDLFLSLQIIDTGVPVVIAVNMVDEAKRRGIHIDFDGLSRELGVPVVPSVAVKGQGLKEVEKALADARPGRTSAALAREIDAVAAVTANRGEALLALEGDEGIRQAYRITAPSRREEIYLERRQRVNEICQAVVTETTQGANLSVKLGYWMVRPITGIPILAAVLYFMYQLIGVWVAGDIVGLTEEGIFLTYYEPFVRNLLTPVIDPESAIGTILFGEFGLLTMTITYVFGLLLPLVVAFYLSLSTLEDSGYLPRVAALTDRVLNYLGLNGRAVIPLILGFGCVTLATITTRLLASEREKRIAIFLLGLAIPCSAQLGVITGILAAIEPAFVFMYVLIILSILIGVGMIMDRVIPGRSSDLLIELPPIRLPRLVNVLKKTGIKSFAFVKEALPLFALGSLIISVLSVTGALESLQDALAPLTVGWLGLPKETATVFIMGLVRRDFGAAGLADMTLEPHQAVVALAVITLFVPCIATVLILFKERSKKEALIMWLSTWIIAFLVGGIVAQLYAWLEEVYLTVAVFAGLMGMIVGAVLLLAPKKRGGCVGDETCCQAEQA, from the coding sequence ATGGCAGCGACCTGTCACGGCGCACCGATCAAGCTCAATATCGGCAAAGGGGAGAAGAAGCTGGTTCTGGCCGGCAACCCCAATGTGGGTAAGTCTGTCTTTTTTAATCACTTGACCGGGATGTATGTGGACGTTTCCAATTACCCCGGCACCACCCTTGACATCTCCCACGGCCGCTACAAAGACTGGGTGGTCATGGACACCCCCGGGATCTACGGGCTCTCTTCCTTTAACGATGAAGAGCGCATCGCCCGCGACGTTATCCTCCAAGCCGACTTGGTCTTGAACATCGTCAACGCCTTGCACCTGGAGCGGGACCTCTTCCTCTCCTTGCAAATCATCGATACCGGCGTTCCTGTCGTCATCGCCGTCAACATGGTTGACGAGGCGAAGCGGCGGGGGATTCATATCGATTTTGACGGTCTTTCACGGGAACTGGGTGTTCCTGTCGTGCCGTCGGTGGCTGTCAAAGGCCAGGGGCTCAAGGAAGTGGAGAAGGCCCTCGCCGATGCCCGCCCGGGCCGCACCAGCGCGGCTCTCGCCAGGGAGATAGATGCTGTGGCCGCTGTTACGGCCAACCGAGGTGAGGCGTTGCTGGCTCTGGAAGGCGACGAAGGCATCCGGCAGGCTTACCGAATCACGGCGCCCTCCCGCCGGGAGGAGATCTACCTGGAGCGTCGCCAGCGCGTCAATGAGATCTGCCAAGCTGTCGTCACGGAGACGACCCAGGGAGCAAACCTCTCTGTCAAACTGGGTTATTGGATGGTCCGTCCCATCACCGGGATCCCCATCCTCGCAGCGGTCCTCTACTTCATGTACCAGCTGATCGGTGTCTGGGTCGCCGGCGATATCGTCGGACTCACCGAGGAAGGGATCTTCCTCACCTACTATGAACCCTTTGTGCGCAATCTGCTGACACCGGTCATCGATCCCGAATCGGCCATCGGCACGATCCTCTTTGGCGAGTTCGGCCTCCTGACGATGACCATCACCTATGTCTTCGGCTTATTGCTGCCGCTGGTCGTCGCCTTCTACCTCTCCCTGTCCACCCTCGAAGATTCAGGCTACCTGCCCCGGGTGGCCGCACTGACCGACCGCGTGCTCAACTACCTCGGCCTGAACGGCCGGGCTGTCATCCCTCTGATCCTCGGCTTCGGCTGTGTCACCCTGGCCACCATCACCACCCGGTTGCTCGCCTCGGAGCGGGAAAAGCGCATTGCCATCTTCCTGCTCGGCCTGGCTATCCCCTGCTCAGCCCAGTTGGGCGTCATCACCGGCATCCTGGCCGCCATCGAACCGGCCTTCGTCTTCATGTATGTGCTGATCATCCTCTCCATCCTCATCGGTGTGGGGATGATCATGGACCGGGTCATCCCCGGCCGATCGTCGGATCTGTTGATTGAACTGCCGCCCATCCGCTTGCCCCGCCTGGTCAATGTGCTGAAAAAGACGGGCATCAAGTCCTTCGCCTTCGTCAAAGAGGCGCTCCCGCTCTTCGCCCTGGGCTCGCTGATCATCAGCGTCCTGTCGGTGACCGGCGCCCTGGAATCGCTTCAGGACGCGTTGGCGCCGCTCACCGTCGGCTGGCTGGGCCTGCCGAAAGAGACGGCCACCGTCTTCATCATGGGCCTTGTCCGCCGCGACTTCGGCGCCGCCGGCCTGGCTGACATGACACTCGAACCTCACCAGGCTGTTGTTGCGCTGGCCGTCATCACCCTCTTCGTCCCTTGCATCGCCACGGTACTGATCCTCTTTAAGGAACGCTCCAAAAAGGAAGCACTGATCATGTGGCTTTCCACCTGGATCATCGCCTTTTTGGTCGGCGGGATCGTGGCGCAACTCTACGCTTGGTTGGAAGAAGTCTACCTCACCGTCGCCGTCTTCGCCGGCCTGATGGGGATGATCGTAGGCGCGGTGCTCCTCTTGGCGCCGAAGAAGCGGGGAGGCTGCGTCGGCGACGAGACTTGTTGTCAGGCTGAGCAGGCCTAG
- a CDS encoding ABC transporter ATP-binding protein, producing the protein MIVLESLTKTFGNRTVVDNLSMTIETGEFFGLLGPNGAGKTTTIRMLMTLAKPTSGRIIIDGRDMTRDSMAMKSMIGLVPQHINLDGELTARENLEMHGRLFGMSAEARKKRMRELLAFVEMADRADEPVRRLSGGMKRRILIARALMHRPSILLLDEPTIGLDPISRRRMWDLVRKLNTGGQTIVLTTHYLEEADALCNRVGLLNRGKLVELGTPAELKARIGPFVVEVDDSSKRHSHFFPTREAATGYIGEIQDKVDSVSLRQTNLEDVFIQLTAGERLGND; encoded by the coding sequence ATGATTGTTCTCGAATCGCTGACAAAAACTTTTGGAAACCGCACCGTTGTGGACAACCTCTCAATGACCATTGAGACAGGCGAGTTTTTCGGCCTCCTGGGACCCAACGGAGCCGGAAAGACGACGACGATCCGCATGCTGATGACCCTCGCGAAACCAACATCTGGCCGGATCATCATCGACGGCCGAGATATGACCCGCGACTCGATGGCCATGAAGTCCATGATCGGCCTCGTGCCCCAGCACATCAACCTGGACGGCGAGTTGACGGCCAGGGAGAACCTGGAGATGCACGGCCGCCTTTTCGGAATGTCGGCGGAAGCGCGCAAGAAGCGTATGAGGGAATTGCTGGCCTTTGTCGAGATGGCTGATCGGGCTGATGAGCCGGTGCGTCGCCTCTCCGGCGGCATGAAGCGGCGCATCCTCATCGCCCGCGCCTTGATGCACCGCCCGTCAATCTTGCTGCTTGACGAGCCGACCATCGGCCTCGACCCGATCAGCCGCCGCCGCATGTGGGATCTGGTCCGCAAGCTGAACACAGGCGGCCAGACGATCGTCCTGACCACCCACTATTTAGAGGAGGCCGACGCCCTCTGCAACCGCGTAGGCCTCTTAAACCGCGGCAAACTGGTCGAGTTGGGCACGCCGGCGGAACTGAAGGCGCGCATCGGCCCATTTGTCGTCGAGGTCGATGACAGCAGCAAGCGGCACAGCCATTTTTTCCCGACCCGCGAGGCAGCCACGGGCTATATCGGGGAGATCCAAGATAAGGTCGATTCGGTGTCGCTGCGCCAGACGAATCTGGAAGATGTGTTCATCCAGTTGACAGCCGGGGAACGGCTGGGAAACGATTAA
- a CDS encoding ABC transporter permease, with the protein MFAGIATILWQEYRVFTRRFWRNTASTMVTPLLYLFAFGFGLGRGLRFEGASYLEFVIPGIVALTTMTASFNAVATPLNISRLYDKTFEEYLTAPIPMTAITIGRILAGALRGLFSGFVMLALSLAFGVGLHLDGRFLLLLFLNCFVFAGFGFWAALTIQSHSDINKFNAFVISPMSFLCGTFFSLQNIPPLLSGFLHLLPLTHTTQGLRSIALTGQMPGESLAALLVYGMVFFFLGLRACYQVEE; encoded by the coding sequence TTGTTCGCGGGAATCGCCACCATCCTCTGGCAGGAATACCGCGTCTTCACCCGGCGCTTCTGGCGCAACACAGCTTCGACGATGGTGACGCCGCTGCTCTACCTCTTCGCCTTCGGCTTCGGCCTGGGAAGGGGGCTGCGATTTGAAGGCGCTTCCTATCTGGAGTTCGTCATTCCGGGGATCGTGGCTTTGACGACGATGACCGCCTCCTTCAATGCCGTCGCTACGCCGCTCAATATCTCCCGCCTCTATGACAAGACATTCGAAGAATACCTGACTGCTCCCATCCCCATGACGGCCATCACCATCGGACGCATCCTGGCCGGGGCGCTGCGGGGGCTTTTTTCGGGCTTTGTCATGCTCGCCCTCTCCCTCGCCTTCGGCGTCGGCCTGCATCTTGATGGCCGCTTCCTGCTCCTGCTCTTCTTAAACTGTTTTGTCTTCGCCGGCTTTGGCTTCTGGGCGGCCTTGACGATTCAGTCCCATTCGGACATCAACAAGTTCAACGCCTTTGTGATCAGCCCCATGTCTTTCCTCTGCGGGACATTCTTTTCGCTACAGAACATCCCGCCGCTGTTGTCGGGCTTTTTGCATCTGCTTCCGCTCACCCACACAACCCAGGGTCTGCGGTCAATCGCGTTGACAGGACAGATGCCCGGCGAGAGCTTGGCGGCGCTTCTCGTATACGGAATGGTCTTTTTCTTCCTGGGACTGCGCGCTTGTTATCAGGTGGAAGAGTAA
- a CDS encoding zinc-ribbon domain containing protein produces MFEDRTLTCKECGVEFLFSAREQEFYAEKGFQNDPSRCPDCRAARKRRLAESGQAPMQQQREMHEVICSSCGVTTTVPFRPSGSRPVYCRECFQSQRRSY; encoded by the coding sequence GTGTTTGAAGATCGTACGCTGACCTGCAAGGAATGTGGCGTGGAATTCCTGTTCTCTGCGCGGGAGCAAGAGTTTTACGCGGAAAAAGGCTTTCAAAACGATCCCAGCCGCTGCCCCGACTGCCGCGCCGCCCGCAAGCGCCGCCTGGCCGAATCCGGTCAAGCCCCGATGCAGCAACAGCGGGAAATGCACGAAGTGATTTGCTCTTCTTGCGGCGTCACCACCACCGTTCCCTTCCGTCCCTCCGGTTCGCGCCCCGTTTACTGCCGCGAATGCTTCCAAAGCCAACGCCGCTCTTATTAA
- a CDS encoding universal stress protein encodes MFKKILLATDGSEHALKAARYTCHLMKLDPQIETTVLYVFDLSHQFSLGSDGAVFFDPDILRDKMNEVAEQVLANTKAVFEAEGLTCKTEASMGHPAFVIVDMAEQKGTDLIIMGSRGMGEFRSFLAGSVSDRVFHLAKCPVMVIKEDKA; translated from the coding sequence ATGTTTAAAAAAATTCTTTTGGCTACTGACGGTTCAGAACATGCCCTGAAAGCGGCCCGTTACACCTGTCACCTGATGAAGCTTGACCCGCAGATCGAAACGACTGTCCTTTATGTCTTTGATCTGTCTCACCAGTTCTCTCTCGGATCTGATGGCGCCGTCTTCTTTGATCCTGACATATTGCGAGACAAGATGAACGAGGTTGCTGAGCAGGTCCTCGCCAATACGAAGGCGGTCTTTGAAGCCGAGGGGCTCACCTGCAAGACCGAGGCGTCTATGGGTCATCCTGCCTTTGTCATCGTCGACATGGCTGAGCAAAAGGGCACGGATTTGATCATCATGGGATCGCGCGGCATGGGTGAGTTCCGCAGCTTCCTGGCCGGCAGCGTCAGTGACCGCGTCTTCCATCTGGCCAAGTGTCCCGTGATGGTCATCAAGGAAGATAAAGCCTGA
- a CDS encoding type II toxin-antitoxin system RelB/DinJ family antitoxin has protein sequence MARTSNIFARVEPEIKEQAELILEQLGIPMSNAIGLFLRQVVLQRGIPFELKLPQSKPLSVGTLTGEQFNVEIEKGLADLTAGRVVSAENVAERMRQDYRI, from the coding sequence ATGGCAAGAACATCAAATATATTTGCACGAGTCGAGCCGGAAATCAAAGAACAGGCAGAGCTGATTCTAGAGCAGCTTGGTATCCCGATGTCAAATGCAATCGGACTTTTTCTCAGGCAGGTCGTGCTTCAGCGAGGTATTCCTTTTGAATTAAAGCTCCCGCAAAGTAAACCCCTGTCAGTGGGTACGCTTACAGGGGAGCAATTCAATGTTGAGATCGAGAAAGGTCTGGCCGATCTGACCGCTGGAAGGGTCGTCTCTGCAGAAAACGTCGCCGAAAGAATGCGCCAGGACTATAGAATATGA
- a CDS encoding type II toxin-antitoxin system RelE/ParE family toxin yields the protein MSEWIVVYTEQAERDLRSIFEYIAFSLLEQEIAKNQVRRIIDAVAKLNEMPLRYHLYEKEPWHSKGLRVLPIDNYLAFYLPVEAKMTVAVIRIMYGGRDIDEQLQQSEAGL from the coding sequence ATGAGCGAGTGGATAGTTGTTTACACCGAGCAAGCTGAGCGCGACTTGCGCAGCATATTCGAGTACATCGCATTCTCACTGCTTGAGCAGGAAATTGCCAAGAATCAAGTACGGCGGATCATAGATGCGGTGGCGAAGTTAAATGAAATGCCGCTACGGTATCATCTTTATGAAAAAGAGCCGTGGCATAGCAAAGGCCTGCGGGTTTTGCCAATAGACAATTATTTGGCATTTTATCTGCCCGTGGAAGCAAAAATGACAGTCGCGGTTATCCGCATTATGTACGGCGGACGCGATATTGATGAACAGCTACAGCAATCGGAAGCAGGACTGTAA
- a CDS encoding IS1380-like element ISHmo1 family transposase → MTMKKFIIEQSNEELTPVTGLALVGALLRKTSLKLRLDKSTVPTCLTPDISHGTVALSYLGLLCQGKNDFDAIELARGDDFFRYAMGVDIVPSSPTLRQRFEKVVETDLKWNDIIMEESARLIKKAKAPLTPVRVGATDYLTVDVDVTPLDNSGSKKEGVTRTYKGHDGFAPILAYLGQEGYCINVELRPGKDHSQKGTPQFLTKSINYARQCGAEKLLVRMDSGFDSVDNIRVLRAENVDYIIKRNLRQETPEMWRDIALKNGQARIVREGKVEYMGSVMWKVGNMEQRERVVFHVVERTILSNGQQLLLPELEVATYWTSLPVSPEELIHLQRDHGTSEQFHSELKTDLDLERLPSGKFKVNDLVFHFGALAYNLLRIVGQMSLHHPDSPLKRKAHTQRRRIRTVLQNVITIASRLVRHARQVKLRLGAHSPWYATFKDLYLAFS, encoded by the coding sequence ATGACCATGAAGAAGTTCATTATCGAGCAATCGAATGAGGAGCTTACACCGGTAACTGGATTGGCGCTCGTGGGCGCCTTGTTAAGAAAGACTTCATTGAAATTGCGATTGGATAAGTCCACTGTGCCCACTTGTTTGACACCAGATATAAGCCACGGAACTGTTGCTCTGAGCTACCTGGGCCTTCTCTGTCAGGGAAAGAATGACTTCGATGCGATTGAGCTGGCTCGTGGAGATGACTTTTTTCGATACGCCATGGGCGTCGACATCGTACCCTCCAGTCCCACGTTACGACAACGATTTGAAAAGGTTGTTGAGACGGATTTGAAATGGAACGACATCATTATGGAAGAATCTGCTCGTCTCATCAAAAAGGCAAAAGCTCCCCTGACACCTGTTCGGGTCGGCGCTACAGACTATCTGACGGTAGACGTAGATGTGACGCCATTGGATAATTCCGGTTCCAAAAAAGAGGGGGTGACGCGCACCTACAAAGGTCATGATGGCTTTGCGCCCATACTGGCCTACCTCGGTCAGGAAGGCTACTGCATAAACGTTGAGCTGCGTCCGGGCAAAGATCATAGCCAGAAAGGAACGCCCCAGTTCTTAACAAAGAGCATCAATTACGCACGCCAGTGCGGAGCTGAGAAGCTTCTGGTACGCATGGATTCCGGCTTTGACAGCGTCGATAACATACGTGTCCTCCGCGCAGAGAATGTTGACTACATAATCAAACGTAACCTTCGCCAAGAAACTCCCGAAATGTGGAGGGACATCGCCCTTAAAAATGGGCAGGCCCGAATTGTTCGGGAAGGAAAAGTGGAGTATATGGGCAGTGTAATGTGGAAGGTCGGCAATATGGAACAACGTGAACGGGTGGTTTTCCATGTCGTGGAACGAACCATCTTGTCCAATGGGCAGCAATTGCTGCTTCCAGAGTTAGAAGTGGCCACGTACTGGACGTCGTTACCCGTCTCGCCGGAAGAATTGATCCATTTGCAAAGAGATCACGGAACCAGCGAGCAATTCCATAGCGAGTTAAAAACGGACCTTGATTTGGAACGACTGCCTAGTGGAAAATTTAAGGTCAATGATCTGGTCTTTCATTTCGGTGCGCTTGCCTATAACCTGCTTCGCATCGTTGGTCAAATGAGCTTACACCATCCGGATTCTCCCCTAAAGAGAAAGGCCCATACGCAGCGCCGCCGGATACGCACGGTACTTCAAAATGTGATCACCATTGCGTCTCGATTGGTGAGACATGCCAGACAAGTGAAGCTCCGGCTCGGGGCGCATAGTCCCTGGTACGCAACGTTTAAGGATCTCTATCTTGCTTTTTCGTAA
- a CDS encoding DUF2703 domain-containing protein, whose amino-acid sequence MINKNNNSDCCSCNPGCCGSTQDSKVDKRRIVIDFLYLDLSVCTRCRGTDANLDEALAEVSQVLEATGVEVIVNKINVKNEELALMHKFVSSPTIRVNGSDIQMEVRESLCESCGDLCGDKVDCRVWVYQGKEYTVPPKAMIIEAILKAVYGGGVAISDTVQEYVMPENLKHFYESIKSKKQQTENTCSGSSGSTLCC is encoded by the coding sequence GTGATTAATAAAAATAATAATTCTGACTGTTGTTCCTGTAACCCGGGGTGTTGTGGAAGCACACAAGATAGTAAGGTTGATAAAAGGCGTATCGTAATTGACTTTTTATATCTGGATTTAAGTGTTTGTACACGGTGCCGGGGGACTGATGCAAACCTTGACGAAGCACTGGCGGAAGTCTCGCAAGTGCTTGAAGCAACAGGGGTTGAAGTCATAGTAAACAAAATCAATGTAAAAAATGAGGAATTAGCGTTAATGCATAAATTTGTAAGTTCGCCTACGATACGTGTGAACGGCAGCGATATTCAAATGGAGGTCAGAGAGAGCCTTTGTGAATCATGCGGTGATTTATGCGGAGACAAAGTTGACTGTCGTGTTTGGGTTTATCAGGGTAAGGAATATACAGTACCTCCAAAAGCTATGATTATTGAAGCAATCCTGAAAGCGGTATATGGAGGGGGCGTAGCCATCAGTGACACAGTACAGGAATATGTAATGCCCGAGAACCTAAAACATTTTTATGAATCCATAAAAAGCAAGAAGCAGCAAACAGAAAACACATGTAGCGGATCTTCCGGTTCAACCCTATGCTGCTAA
- the sigZ gene encoding RNA polymerase sigma factor SigZ produces the protein MSVCINHIWEKFSGPLKNFIRKRIPNEQDVDDVLQEVFLKIHANIENLSDDQKMYAWIYRITRNAIADYYRRIEKSVDLLESPEDLAIGHDEDINQNVEIAACLKSMIDSLPEKYKEAVLLTEFQNLTQKELSERMGLSLSGAKSRVQRGREKLKEMLLGCCHLEFDRLGNVIDYKHKSSGCKYC, from the coding sequence GTGTCAGTGTGTATTAATCATATTTGGGAAAAATTCAGCGGACCTCTGAAAAATTTTATAAGGAAACGCATACCGAATGAGCAAGATGTTGATGATGTTTTGCAGGAAGTTTTTTTAAAAATACATGCAAATATTGAAAACTTGAGCGACGATCAAAAAATGTATGCCTGGATATACAGAATAACTCGAAATGCAATTGCAGATTATTATAGAAGGATTGAGAAATCTGTTGATTTGTTGGAATCCCCTGAAGATTTGGCAATCGGGCATGATGAGGATATAAATCAAAATGTGGAAATAGCAGCTTGTTTAAAGTCTATGATAGACAGCTTGCCTGAAAAATATAAGGAAGCCGTTTTATTAACTGAATTTCAAAATTTAACCCAAAAAGAGTTAAGTGAAAGAATGGGATTATCATTATCAGGTGCAAAATCGAGAGTGCAGCGTGGAAGAGAAAAATTGAAAGAAATGCTTTTGGGCTGCTGTCATCTTGAGTTTGACCGACTGGGAAACGTTATCGACTACAAACATAAAAGCAGCGGATGTAAATATTGCTAA
- a CDS encoding permease: MKEIIKRYKFFIILVAVNSGILAIYPSIGQKSISITWSNTLEMLSVIPPIFILLGLLDVWVQRETMIKLMGEKSGFIGVALAFFLGSAAAGPLYAAFPVAGVLLKKGSKFSNVLIFIGAWSTTKIPMLLFEASSMGWKFMITRFIIDIPGIALIAYATEKLLSDKEKQYIYDNAVSLK; this comes from the coding sequence ATGAAAGAAATTATTAAACGGTATAAGTTTTTTATAATCCTTGTGGCAGTCAATTCAGGAATTCTGGCAATTTACCCTTCCATCGGACAGAAATCAATAAGTATAACATGGAGCAATACCCTTGAAATGCTTTCGGTAATACCGCCCATATTTATTCTTCTTGGACTATTGGATGTATGGGTACAGCGTGAAACCATGATTAAGCTGATGGGTGAGAAATCAGGATTCATCGGAGTTGCATTAGCATTCTTTTTAGGTTCTGCGGCTGCAGGACCATTATATGCGGCGTTCCCTGTTGCCGGGGTTCTATTAAAAAAGGGAAGCAAGTTTTCCAATGTACTTATTTTTATTGGCGCATGGTCAACAACAAAAATACCCATGCTGCTGTTTGAGGCATCTTCAATGGGATGGAAGTTTATGATTACGCGGTTTATAATAGACATACCCGGAATTGCTTTGATAGCATATGCAACGGAAAAGCTTTTAAGCGATAAGGAAAAGCAGTACATCTATGATAATGCGGTTTCATTGAAATAA
- a CDS encoding permease: MFTAILYFLAAGLLLLSFLKDRKKTKMALKKAWKSFENILPQFLSILIIIGIMLAVLSPETISKLIGQQSGWIGMVIASVIGSITLIPGFVAFPLASALLKSGAGFMQIAVFISTLMMVGIVTVPVEIKYFGKKATILRNGLAFIFSFVVAIAIGVVLR; the protein is encoded by the coding sequence ATGTTTACGGCAATACTATATTTCCTGGCGGCAGGATTGCTTTTGCTTTCTTTTTTAAAAGACAGAAAAAAGACAAAAATGGCTTTAAAAAAAGCATGGAAGTCTTTTGAAAATATACTTCCGCAATTTCTATCCATTTTAATAATTATAGGGATTATGCTTGCAGTGTTAAGCCCGGAAACAATATCCAAACTAATCGGCCAGCAGTCAGGGTGGATCGGTATGGTTATTGCATCTGTCATCGGTTCAATTACGTTAATACCTGGATTTGTTGCTTTTCCGCTGGCATCGGCACTGCTTAAAAGTGGAGCAGGCTTTATGCAAATTGCAGTGTTCATTTCAACGCTGATGATGGTCGGTATTGTTACCGTACCTGTAGAGATAAAATACTTTGGGAAAAAGGCTACAATTTTAAGAAATGGTTTGGCATTCATATTCTCATTTGTTGTGGCGATAGCAATAGGGGTGGTGTTGAGATGA
- a CDS encoding 4Fe-4S dicluster domain-containing protein has protein sequence MAKNWYPVINYDNCIECGSCINKCSHGVFKKDVQRPEVIYPEGCIDGCRGCQNLCSAEAITYYGDTGGKKSCGCSCCG, from the coding sequence ATGGCTAAGAATTGGTATCCTGTCATCAACTATGACAACTGTATTGAGTGTGGCTCTTGCATCAACAAATGTTCGCATGGAGTTTTCAAGAAAGATGTACAAAGACCCGAGGTCATATATCCGGAAGGATGCATAGACGGCTGCCGCGGATGTCAGAATCTGTGTTCTGCAGAAGCAATCACATATTATGGAGATACCGGCGGGAAAAAATCATGCGGCTGCAGCTGCTGTGGCTAA
- a CDS encoding transposase codes for MQSVAQPLEEVQKIFCRTPGGKKAGRLIQHFTQYASKVYGFSQMVRQAKDGRKQPRIKAPAIFTVAFFGAFFCMESMEQMDRWQKTGVFRQLVPKNIRLPSHDTVRQALMKWDLKEQREQHNCVIQRYKEQRGPQKESINGWRVTAIDGVELFHTKAYRCPECLTREHRDKTTDYYHAVVVAQQVGGNANLIYDWEMRKPQDGVDKDEGETTVAQRLIRRMAETYGKITDVYTLDALFAKAPVIHAALDAGAHVVVRMKEERRRIMKEANACFANRLPDSTWEERDGKGNTVYVQAWDEEGLAQWPQVRVPMRIVKIIRHTNKTVIEANKEVFVTDVVERWIATTCSSEKADTQTIAQIAAARWDIENIGFRNLKTFNALDHCFVHDSVAIKAMIGFQVLAFNLKRLFFFHHLPASRHRDVPLRYLIDEMREATRWVSLHLYRWVWEWGLSTA; via the coding sequence GTGCAAAGCGTAGCACAGCCACTCGAAGAAGTCCAGAAAATTTTTTGTAGAACACCTGGTGGAAAAAAAGCGGGCCGACTAATTCAACATTTTACGCAGTACGCCTCAAAGGTATATGGCTTTTCGCAGATGGTCCGTCAAGCAAAGGATGGTCGCAAACAACCCCGTATCAAAGCCCCAGCCATTTTTACCGTCGCTTTTTTTGGCGCCTTTTTCTGTATGGAAAGTATGGAGCAGATGGACCGTTGGCAAAAAACCGGGGTATTCCGTCAATTGGTTCCCAAAAACATTCGATTGCCATCACATGATACGGTGCGACAAGCCTTGATGAAATGGGATCTAAAAGAGCAACGAGAGCAGCATAACTGTGTGATCCAGCGATATAAGGAGCAACGCGGCCCGCAGAAGGAAAGCATCAATGGTTGGCGAGTGACTGCCATCGATGGCGTGGAGTTATTCCACACCAAGGCCTATCGTTGTCCCGAATGCCTCACGCGCGAACACCGCGACAAAACCACCGACTATTATCATGCGGTCGTAGTCGCCCAACAGGTTGGCGGCAACGCGAACCTGATTTATGACTGGGAAATGCGAAAACCTCAGGATGGGGTGGACAAGGATGAAGGAGAAACCACCGTCGCCCAACGATTGATCCGACGTATGGCCGAGACCTATGGAAAAATAACGGATGTATACACGTTAGACGCGCTGTTTGCCAAAGCACCCGTCATTCATGCCGCTCTGGATGCAGGCGCTCATGTAGTTGTTCGCATGAAAGAAGAACGTCGACGGATAATGAAAGAGGCAAATGCCTGCTTTGCGAACCGGCTTCCGGACTCCACTTGGGAAGAAAGAGATGGAAAAGGGAATACCGTTTACGTTCAAGCTTGGGACGAAGAGGGATTGGCACAATGGCCGCAAGTTCGCGTGCCCATGCGAATCGTAAAAATCATTCGTCATACCAACAAGACAGTCATCGAAGCAAACAAAGAAGTCTTTGTCACTGATGTGGTGGAGCGCTGGATAGCAACCACATGCTCATCCGAAAAAGCGGATACCCAGACGATCGCACAAATTGCCGCCGCTCGTTGGGATATTGAGAATATTGGATTTCGCAACCTTAAGACGTTCAACGCCTTGGACCACTGCTTCGTGCACGATTCGGTGGCGATCAAAGCGATGATCGGATTTCAAGTGCTGGCTTTTAATCTTAAGCGATTGTTTTTCTTTCACCACCTCCCTGCCTCTCGTCATCGAGATGTGCCGCTTCGATATCTCATTGATGAGATGCGCGAAGCGACGAGGTGGGTATCTTTACATCTATATCGTTGGGTCTGGGAGTGGGGCTTATCTACTGCCTAG